DNA from Streptomyces sp. NBC_01260:
CTACATTCGATGTGACGAGGGGTACACGACGACGGGCACAGGGCTGGGGGTCTCATGGCCAATAACGCACCACCCCGCTGGGACCGCAAGATGCAGCAGCGGCTGGCGCGCGGAGAGGCGGCCGCCCTCGGGGAGCTCTACGACCGGTTCGCCTCGCTCGTGCACAGCCAGGCCCACCGGATGCTCGACGACGAGAGCGCCGCGGACCTGGTGACCCGGGAGGTCTTCGGGTACGTGTGGGAGAACCCCGACGACTACGATCCCAAGCAGGGCTCGATGCGGTCCTGGGTGGCCCGGCTCACCCACCGCCAGTCGGTGCGGCGGCTGCTCAGCACCGACACCGCGGGAACGTACGAGGACGCGCAGGACGGCGGGGACCGCGCGGAGCGGGCCGATCTGGAGGAGCGGGTGCGCCGTGCCACCGCGGCGGCCCGCGCCGACTACATCGTCGCGTCCATGCCCGCACCGCTGCGGGCCGCGCTGGAACTCGCGTACATCCAGCGCCGGGACTACCGGCAGACGGCGGCCGACCTCGGCGTCA
Protein-coding regions in this window:
- a CDS encoding RNA polymerase sigma factor, translating into MANNAPPRWDRKMQQRLARGEAAALGELYDRFASLVHSQAHRMLDDESAADLVTREVFGYVWENPDDYDPKQGSMRSWVARLTHRQSVRRLLSTDTAGTYEDAQDGGDRAERADLEERVRRATAAARADYIVASMPAPLRAALELAYIQRRDYRQTAADLGVTEDEARRRLRLGLQLLSTAHTRPLEGSAPPGYGRRL